The Hevea brasiliensis isolate MT/VB/25A 57/8 chromosome 1, ASM3005281v1, whole genome shotgun sequence DNA segment TCCTGATGATGTCGCTCGTGATTGTCTTGTTCGTGTCGTGCACAGGCAGTTCTCCACCGTCGTATCTGTCTGCAAAGCCTGGAGGACTGAGCTTGATTTGCCGGAATTTCACCGGCGCAGGAAACTTACCTGTAATACTCAGAAGCTTGTCGTTATGGCTCAAGCTCGAGTTGACCGAAAGGAAGATTCTAAGGTTGTGAAATATCGGGTTAGCCCGGTTTATCGTCTAACCCTTGTTGAACCGGATACTGGTGATTGGTGTGATTTGCCACCGATTCCTGGGTTTTCCGATGGCTTGCCGATGTTTTGCCAGGTGGTGAGTGTTGGGTCCGATATTGTTGTTTTGGGTGGGCTGGATCCGGCGACTTGGGAAGTTTCCGGTTCggtttttgtttttaatttcgtTTCGGCTGCGTGGCGACGTGGGTCTAGTATGCCAGCTGTACGGCGATCATTCTTCGGGTGTGCATCTGATTCTGATCGGATGGTGTTCGTCGTTGGTGGACATGATGGTGAGAAAAATGCACTGCGATCTGGGATCGCATATGACGTGAGAAAAGACGAATGGGTC contains these protein-coding regions:
- the LOC110653835 gene encoding F-box/kelch-repeat protein At1g80440-like, which translates into the protein MELIPGLPDDVARDCLVRVVHRQFSTVVSVCKAWRTELDLPEFHRRRKLTCNTQKLVVMAQARVDRKEDSKVVKYRVSPVYRLTLVEPDTGDWCDLPPIPGFSDGLPMFCQVVSVGSDIVVLGGLDPATWEVSGSVFVFNFVSAAWRRGSSMPAVRRSFFGCASDSDRMVFVVGGHDGEKNALRSGIAYDVRKDEWVPLPNMARERDECKAVFHSGKLHVIGGYCTEMQGRFEKNTEVFDFATWKWNDMQDNFLETAMCPRTCTSGDDGMYMCHAGDVLALKGTMWQAIAKLPCDVSNIAFVETWQGKLLVIGSAGFGEPHMAYVLDLQKYRWTKMGTPEQYSGHVQSGCYLEI